The proteins below are encoded in one region of Longimicrobium sp.:
- a CDS encoding PEP/pyruvate-binding domain-containing protein — protein MIDTVLAPAYVIPPGAVPSLDEAGGKARNLALLRDAGADVPPWIVVGTAAFRRIVLEGAPADTGATRERILSLDLPAGLRAEVLAAMDAAGLGDALLAVRSSAVGEDGASASFAGQFDTVLGVRGEDALWDALRRVWASAFSAHALAYQAQHGGSAAPRMAVIIQAMVDAEVAGVAFSVDPVRGAAETAVVSAVYGLGEGLVSGDLDADTFRVTGDVVEAELADKDRAFRLRPDGGTDVLPVPDSDRKRPTLTDGEARRIAEAARSLAGKLGGPQDLEWALAAGGRRLFILQARPITTLPTAPTGERRLWDNSNIVESYSGVTTPLTFSFARSVYEEVYIQFCRLLGVDERLIEKNRLVFANMLGLVGGRVYYNLLNWYRALALLPGYTVNRDFMERMMGVREKLSDPPPVPQVAGRGEDAMRTAKMVWRLIRAQRGLKREVPLFHARVDAALAPLAGVDLRTWSADDLAALYRDLEEKLLRHWRAPLVNDFFAMIFFGVLVRIVEKWLPDAPPTLANDLLCGEGGIISTEPARLVLQMAERVASDPPLAALFEEETDDARLWERLAAAQEHAGFHQELRAYVERFGDRCANELKLETLTHGDDPSFLVRLIRTYARGGAVRQGGREGEIRAAAEALARSRLSGVRRRVFFSVLAQARMRVRDRENLRFERTRVFGAVRRIFLAIGARLAEAGRLDTPRDVLYLRVDEIFSHLDGTGVTAELRPLVALRRAEFEAHEHAPAPPDRFETRGPPADCATARVLPAAHEGALKGIGCSPGIVRAPVRIVRDPAHAGDLAGHILVAERTDPGWTLIFPAVEGVLVQRGSLLSHSAIVARELALPCIVAIPGLMEVLRDGEVVEMDGTAGTLRRIDVEGG, from the coding sequence ATGATCGATACCGTGCTCGCCCCCGCGTACGTCATCCCGCCGGGCGCGGTCCCGTCGCTGGACGAAGCCGGCGGCAAGGCGCGCAATCTGGCGCTGCTGCGCGACGCCGGCGCCGACGTGCCGCCCTGGATCGTGGTCGGGACGGCCGCGTTCCGCCGGATCGTGCTGGAAGGAGCGCCCGCCGACACCGGCGCGACCCGCGAGCGCATCCTCTCGCTCGACCTCCCCGCCGGCTTGCGCGCGGAGGTGCTCGCCGCCATGGACGCCGCCGGGCTGGGCGACGCGCTCCTCGCCGTGCGCTCCTCCGCCGTGGGCGAGGATGGAGCGTCGGCATCGTTCGCGGGCCAGTTCGACACGGTACTCGGCGTGCGCGGCGAGGATGCGCTGTGGGATGCGCTGCGCCGCGTGTGGGCGTCGGCGTTCAGCGCGCACGCGCTGGCGTACCAGGCGCAGCACGGGGGCTCGGCGGCGCCGCGCATGGCCGTCATCATCCAGGCGATGGTCGACGCCGAGGTCGCGGGCGTCGCCTTCTCGGTCGATCCGGTGCGCGGCGCGGCGGAAACGGCGGTGGTGAGCGCCGTCTACGGCCTGGGCGAGGGGCTGGTGAGCGGCGACCTGGATGCGGATACCTTTCGCGTGACCGGCGATGTGGTCGAGGCGGAGCTGGCGGACAAGGACCGCGCCTTTCGCCTGCGCCCCGATGGCGGCACCGATGTCCTCCCGGTGCCGGATTCAGATCGGAAGCGGCCTACGCTGACCGACGGCGAGGCGCGGCGGATCGCGGAGGCGGCGCGCTCGCTGGCGGGGAAGCTGGGCGGGCCGCAGGACCTGGAGTGGGCGCTCGCGGCGGGCGGCCGGAGGCTGTTCATCCTCCAGGCGCGCCCCATCACGACGCTCCCCACGGCACCCACTGGCGAGCGGCGGCTGTGGGACAACAGCAACATCGTGGAGAGCTACAGCGGGGTGACGACGCCGCTCACTTTCAGCTTCGCGCGCTCCGTATACGAGGAGGTGTACATCCAGTTCTGCCGCCTCCTGGGAGTGGACGAGCGGCTGATCGAGAAGAACCGCCTCGTCTTCGCCAACATGCTGGGGCTGGTGGGCGGGCGCGTGTACTACAACCTCCTCAACTGGTACCGCGCCCTCGCGCTCCTCCCCGGCTACACCGTCAACCGCGACTTCATGGAGCGGATGATGGGCGTGCGCGAAAAGCTCAGCGATCCGCCCCCCGTGCCGCAGGTCGCCGGGCGCGGCGAGGACGCCATGCGCACCGCGAAGATGGTGTGGCGCCTGATCCGTGCGCAGCGTGGCCTCAAACGCGAGGTGCCGCTCTTTCACGCGCGTGTCGATGCGGCGCTGGCCCCGCTCGCCGGCGTGGACCTGCGCACGTGGAGCGCGGACGACCTGGCGGCGCTCTACCGGGACCTCGAGGAGAAGCTGCTGCGGCACTGGCGCGCGCCGCTGGTGAACGACTTCTTTGCGATGATCTTCTTCGGCGTCCTCGTGCGCATCGTGGAGAAGTGGCTCCCCGACGCGCCGCCGACGCTCGCCAACGACCTGCTGTGCGGCGAGGGCGGGATCATCTCCACCGAGCCCGCGCGCCTGGTGCTGCAGATGGCCGAGCGCGTCGCGTCCGATCCCCCGCTCGCTGCGCTTTTCGAGGAAGAGACCGACGACGCGCGGCTCTGGGAGCGGCTCGCGGCGGCGCAGGAGCACGCCGGCTTCCACCAGGAGCTGCGCGCGTACGTGGAGCGCTTCGGCGACCGCTGCGCCAACGAGCTGAAGCTGGAAACGCTCACGCACGGCGACGATCCGTCGTTCCTGGTGCGCCTGATTCGCACGTACGCGCGGGGCGGGGCGGTGCGCCAGGGCGGGCGCGAGGGGGAGATCCGCGCGGCGGCCGAGGCGCTGGCCCGCTCGCGGCTGAGCGGGGTGCGCAGGCGCGTCTTCTTCTCCGTGCTCGCGCAGGCGCGCATGCGGGTTCGCGACCGCGAGAACCTGCGCTTCGAGCGGACGCGGGTGTTCGGAGCGGTGCGGCGCATCTTTCTGGCGATCGGCGCGCGGCTGGCGGAGGCGGGGCGGCTGGACACGCCGCGCGACGTGCTATACCTGCGCGTGGACGAGATCTTTTCGCACCTGGACGGCACCGGCGTGACGGCCGAGCTGCGTCCACTGGTCGCCCTGCGCCGCGCGGAGTTCGAGGCACACGAGCACGCCCCCGCGCCACCCGACCGCTTCGAAACGCGCGGCCCGCCCGCCGATTGCGCCACCGCGCGCGTGCTCCCGGCGGCGCACGAAGGTGCGCTCAAGGGGATCGGCTGCTCGCCGGGCATCGTGCGCGCGCCCGTGCGCATCGTCCGCGACCCCGCCCACGCGGGCGACCTGGCGGGCCACATCCTCGTCGCCGAGCGCACCGATCCGGGCTGGACGCTGATCTTTCCCGCCGTCGAGGGCGTGCTCGTGCAGCGCGGCTCCCTCCTCAGCCACTCCGCCATCGTGGCGCGCGAGCTGGCGCTCCCCTGCATCGTCGCCATCCCGGGCCTCATGGAGGTGCTGCGCGACGGCGAGGTGGTGGAGATGGACGGGACGGCGGGGACGCTGCGGAGGATTGACGTGGAGGGCGGATGA
- a CDS encoding DUF3419 family protein, producing MSGSIEERASFGFIRYASVWEDADVLCDALAPTARGGRLLSIASAGDNALALLTLDPAEVVAADLSAPQLACVELRMAAFRRLKYAELLAFLGVAENGRRAETYRGLRGELSDGARAFWDAQPEIVAGGIIHAGRFERYLRTFRTRILPLVHPRRRIERLRERRTPARQAAFYAREWDTWRWRLLFRLFFSRAVMGRMGRDPAFFTHVEGTVGDRLLARTRRALTELPAHSNPYLAYIMTGNYPAEALPRYLRPEWFAAIRDRLGRVRLVQGAIETAGDGPFDGYNLSDIFEYMPPAEHERCYAALVERAAPGARLVYWNMLAPRSRPEALAGRVHPLRAEADVLHARDLAWFYGALHVDEVA from the coding sequence ATGAGCGGCTCGATCGAAGAACGCGCGTCGTTCGGCTTCATCCGCTACGCGAGCGTGTGGGAGGATGCGGACGTGCTGTGCGATGCGCTGGCACCCACGGCGCGCGGCGGGCGGCTGCTGTCGATCGCGTCGGCGGGGGACAATGCGCTGGCGCTGCTCACGCTCGATCCCGCGGAGGTGGTGGCGGCGGACCTGAGCGCGCCGCAGCTCGCGTGCGTAGAGCTGCGGATGGCGGCTTTCAGGCGGCTGAAATACGCCGAGCTGCTAGCGTTCCTCGGCGTGGCGGAGAACGGACGGCGCGCGGAGACGTATCGCGGGCTGCGCGGCGAGCTTTCGGATGGGGCGCGCGCGTTCTGGGATGCGCAGCCGGAGATCGTGGCCGGCGGGATCATCCACGCGGGGCGGTTCGAGCGCTACCTGCGCACCTTTCGCACGCGCATCCTGCCGCTGGTGCACCCGCGGCGGCGCATCGAGCGGCTGAGGGAGCGCAGGACGCCCGCGCGGCAGGCCGCGTTCTACGCCCGCGAGTGGGACACGTGGCGCTGGCGGCTGCTCTTTCGCCTCTTCTTCAGCCGCGCGGTGATGGGGCGGATGGGGCGCGATCCCGCCTTCTTCACGCACGTCGAAGGCACGGTGGGCGACCGGCTGCTGGCGCGTACCCGCCGCGCGCTCACCGAGCTCCCGGCGCACTCCAATCCATACCTCGCCTACATCATGACGGGCAACTACCCGGCGGAGGCGCTCCCGCGCTACCTGCGGCCGGAGTGGTTCGCCGCGATCCGCGACCGGCTCGGCCGCGTGAGGCTCGTGCAGGGCGCCATCGAAACGGCGGGCGACGGACCCTTCGACGGCTACAACCTGTCCGACATCTTCGAGTACATGCCCCCCGCCGAGCACGAGCGCTGCTACGCCGCGCTGGTGGAGCGGGCGGCGCCGGGTGCGCGGCTCGTCTACTGGAACATGCTCGCCCCGCGGTCGCGGCCGGAGGCGCTCGCAGGGCGCGTGCACCCGCTGCGCGCGGAGGCGGACGTGCTGCACGCGCGTGACCTGGCGTGGTTCTACGGGGCGCTGCACGTGGACGAGGTGGCGTGA
- a CDS encoding DUF3011 domain-containing protein, with protein sequence MIRKAALALSSLAIAGLLALSPSGAEAQNIITCESRGHDRAYCAADTRGGVRLVRQLSESRCESGRSWGTDRSGIWVSQGCRAQFAVGTTYGGGQWGGSDRGDGRYEGRDGRYDGRDGRYDDRDNRYDPRARRAVEERAERVCRSAVGERFRNIRRSDVRADYRGRDRAGNLVVRWDANRADGRCIVSTSGRVLDIRVDRRR encoded by the coding sequence ATGATTCGCAAAGCAGCGCTGGCACTGTCGTCGCTCGCGATCGCGGGCCTTCTCGCCCTCAGCCCGAGCGGGGCGGAGGCTCAGAACATCATCACCTGCGAGTCCAGGGGGCACGACCGCGCCTACTGCGCCGCGGACACGCGCGGCGGCGTGCGCCTCGTTCGCCAGCTCAGCGAGTCGCGGTGCGAGAGCGGGCGAAGCTGGGGCACGGACAGGAGCGGGATCTGGGTGTCGCAGGGGTGCCGCGCGCAGTTCGCGGTCGGGACCACGTACGGAGGCGGGCAGTGGGGTGGCAGCGACCGCGGGGACGGCCGCTATGAAGGTCGCGACGGACGCTACGATGGCCGTGATGGACGCTACGATGACCGTGACAACCGCTATGACCCCCGCGCGCGCCGCGCGGTCGAGGAGCGGGCGGAGCGCGTCTGCCGGAGCGCGGTGGGCGAGCGGTTCCGCAACATCCGCCGCTCGGACGTGAGGGCCGACTACCGCGGCAGGGACCGCGCAGGCAACCTCGTCGTGCGCTGGGACGCCAACCGCGCCGACGGACGCTGCATCGTGAGCACCAGCGGCCGCGTCCTCGACATCCGCGTCGACCGGCGTCGATAG
- a CDS encoding M1 family metallopeptidase: MNRAALACIGALAACAPAAVAPAADPAPQTAPAPPAPAPTTADARDIHSFARPEEARVTNVELDLRADFAAKRLAGTAALDVEAAPGARRIVLDTKDLTIQRVTDAAGAPLQWTLGAADTILGRPLEVTLPQGTRRIVVRYQTSPTAGALQWLTPAQTAGKRHPYLFSQGQAILTRSWIPTQDSPGIRQTYAARITVPSELRAVMSAEMLTPEGEAAEGGRAFRFRLETPVPPYLIALAVGDLAFRALGPRTGVYTEPSMLERSANELADVEKMVAAAEGLYGPYRWGRYDLLVLPPSFPFGGMENPRLTFATPTILAGDRSLVSLVAHELAHSWSGNLVTNATWADFWLNEGFTTYFENRIMEALYGPERAAMLASLGWRELQDEVTAVGGPAAADTRLHLDLSGRDPDAGMTNIAYEKGAAFLRTIEQAVGRARWDAYLRSYFDRNAFKPMTTAGFLADLRAHLIRGDAELERRIDIERWAYQPGIPRNAVVPQSNAFALVAAQAQAFAGGTGAAQLQTRGWTTQEWQHFLGALPKQLTAAQLADLDRAFGLSRQGNSEILFAWLQLAVRNRYQPAVPALEQFLTSQGRRKFVRPLFAELMAQGEWGQSLARSIYARARPGYHPVTSGSVDAIVK, from the coding sequence ATGAACCGAGCCGCGCTCGCCTGCATCGGCGCGCTCGCGGCCTGCGCCCCCGCGGCGGTCGCCCCCGCCGCCGACCCAGCACCCCAGACCGCTCCTGCGCCGCCCGCACCCGCGCCCACGACCGCCGACGCGCGCGACATCCACTCCTTTGCCCGGCCGGAAGAGGCGCGGGTGACGAACGTGGAGCTCGACCTGCGCGCGGACTTCGCGGCGAAGCGGCTGGCCGGCACCGCCGCGCTGGACGTGGAGGCCGCGCCCGGCGCACGGCGGATCGTGCTGGACACGAAGGACCTCACCATCCAGCGAGTTACCGACGCCGCCGGCGCGCCGCTCCAGTGGACGCTGGGCGCCGCCGACACCATCCTCGGCCGCCCACTGGAGGTGACGCTGCCGCAGGGGACGCGGCGGATCGTGGTGCGCTACCAGACCTCGCCCACGGCCGGCGCGCTCCAGTGGCTCACCCCCGCGCAGACGGCGGGGAAGCGCCACCCGTACCTCTTTTCACAGGGGCAGGCGATCCTCACGCGGAGCTGGATCCCCACGCAGGACAGCCCGGGGATCCGCCAGACCTACGCCGCCCGCATCACGGTGCCCAGCGAGCTGCGCGCGGTGATGAGCGCCGAGATGCTGACACCTGAGGGCGAGGCGGCGGAGGGCGGGCGCGCCTTCCGCTTCCGCCTGGAAACGCCGGTGCCGCCGTACCTGATCGCGCTGGCGGTGGGCGACCTCGCCTTCCGCGCGCTGGGGCCGCGCACGGGCGTGTACACGGAGCCATCGATGCTGGAGCGCTCCGCCAACGAGCTGGCGGACGTGGAGAAGATGGTGGCCGCGGCCGAGGGGCTGTACGGGCCCTACCGCTGGGGGCGCTACGACCTGCTGGTGCTGCCGCCCTCCTTCCCCTTCGGCGGGATGGAGAACCCGCGGCTGACCTTCGCCACGCCGACGATTTTGGCGGGCGACCGCTCGCTGGTGTCGCTGGTGGCGCACGAGCTGGCGCACTCCTGGTCCGGCAACCTGGTGACCAACGCCACCTGGGCCGACTTCTGGCTCAACGAGGGGTTCACCACGTACTTCGAGAACCGCATCATGGAAGCGCTCTACGGCCCCGAGCGCGCCGCCATGCTGGCCAGCCTGGGATGGCGGGAGCTGCAGGACGAGGTCACCGCGGTCGGCGGTCCCGCCGCAGCGGACACGCGCCTGCACCTCGACCTCTCGGGCCGCGACCCGGACGCGGGGATGACCAACATCGCCTACGAAAAGGGCGCGGCCTTCCTGCGCACGATCGAGCAGGCGGTGGGGCGCGCGCGCTGGGATGCCTACCTGCGCTCGTACTTCGACCGCAACGCCTTCAAGCCGATGACCACCGCCGGCTTCCTGGCCGACCTGCGCGCCCACCTGATCCGCGGCGATGCGGAGCTGGAGCGCCGCATCGACATCGAGCGGTGGGCGTACCAGCCCGGCATCCCGCGGAACGCGGTGGTGCCGCAGTCGAACGCGTTCGCGCTGGTGGCGGCGCAGGCGCAGGCGTTCGCGGGCGGCACGGGCGCCGCGCAGCTGCAGACGCGCGGATGGACCACGCAGGAGTGGCAGCACTTCCTGGGCGCCCTCCCCAAGCAGCTCACCGCCGCCCAACTCGCCGACCTGGACCGCGCGTTTGGCCTTTCGCGGCAGGGGAACTCCGAGATCCTCTTCGCCTGGCTGCAGCTGGCGGTGCGGAACCGCTACCAGCCCGCCGTCCCCGCGCTGGAGCAGTTCCTGACCAGCCAGGGCCGCCGCAAGTTCGTGCGCCCGCTCTTCGCCGAGCTGATGGCGCAGGGCGAGTGGGGCCAGTCGCTCGCGCGCAGCATCTACGCCCGCGCCCGCCCCGGCTACCACCCGGTGACCTCGGGCTCGGTGGATGCCATCGTGAAGTAG
- the ahcY gene encoding adenosylhomocysteinase, translating to MQHPIDNNVQFAVPTNQENTVSAVAEMVHPFAAAQEAGRPPFKVRDLALAEFGRNEIRLAEFEMPGLMALRKEYEGQSPLAGARIMGSLHMTVQTAVLIETLVELGADVRWVSCNIFSTQDHAAAAVVVGKNGTVENPQGVPVFAWKGETLEEYWWCTEAALMWPDGSGPNLILDDGGDATLLVHKGVEYEKTGVVPGFDEENEAEEWGVILGLLRQEIAKDPQRWTRVAADLRGVSEETTTGVHRLYQMMEAGELLFPAINVNDSVTKSKFDNLYGCRHSLTDGILRASDVMLAGKVAVIFGYGDVGKGCAQALRGQGARVIITEIDPICALQAAMEGYQVTTLDEVVATADIFITATGNKNIITVDDMARMKDKAIVGNIGHFDNEIDMAGLKKRGIERINIKPQYDEYVFPDGHSVMMLAEGRLLNLGCATGHPSFVMSASFTNQVMAQIELHQNSGKYERKVYTLPKVLDEKVARLHLDKLGVKLTQLTESQAAYIGVPVEGPYKPEHYRY from the coding sequence GTGCAGCACCCGATCGACAACAACGTGCAGTTCGCCGTACCCACCAACCAGGAGAACACCGTGAGCGCAGTCGCCGAGATGGTCCACCCCTTCGCCGCCGCGCAGGAAGCCGGCCGCCCACCCTTCAAGGTCCGCGACCTCGCGCTGGCCGAGTTCGGGCGCAACGAGATCCGCCTGGCCGAGTTCGAGATGCCGGGGCTGATGGCGCTCCGCAAGGAGTACGAGGGGCAGAGCCCGCTGGCCGGCGCCAGGATCATGGGCTCGCTGCACATGACGGTGCAGACCGCCGTGCTCATCGAGACGCTGGTGGAGCTGGGCGCCGACGTGCGCTGGGTCTCCTGCAACATCTTCAGCACGCAGGACCACGCGGCCGCGGCCGTCGTCGTCGGCAAGAACGGGACGGTTGAGAACCCGCAGGGCGTGCCGGTCTTCGCCTGGAAGGGCGAGACGCTGGAGGAGTACTGGTGGTGCACCGAGGCCGCGCTGATGTGGCCCGACGGCAGCGGCCCCAACCTGATCCTAGACGACGGCGGCGACGCCACCCTGCTGGTGCACAAGGGCGTGGAGTACGAGAAGACGGGCGTGGTGCCCGGCTTCGACGAGGAGAACGAGGCGGAGGAGTGGGGCGTCATCCTGGGGCTCCTGCGCCAGGAGATCGCCAAGGACCCGCAGCGCTGGACGCGCGTGGCCGCCGACCTGCGCGGCGTGAGCGAGGAGACGACGACCGGTGTGCACCGCCTCTACCAGATGATGGAAGCGGGAGAGCTGCTCTTTCCGGCGATCAACGTCAACGACTCGGTCACCAAGAGCAAGTTCGACAACCTGTACGGCTGCCGCCACTCGCTCACCGACGGCATCCTGCGCGCGTCTGACGTGATGCTGGCCGGCAAGGTGGCGGTGATCTTTGGCTACGGCGACGTGGGCAAGGGGTGCGCGCAGGCGCTGCGCGGCCAGGGCGCCCGCGTCATCATCACCGAGATCGATCCCATCTGCGCGCTGCAGGCCGCGATGGAAGGGTACCAGGTGACGACGCTGGACGAGGTGGTGGCGACCGCGGACATCTTCATCACCGCCACGGGGAACAAGAACATCATCACCGTGGACGACATGGCGCGCATGAAGGACAAGGCCATCGTCGGCAACATCGGCCACTTCGACAACGAGATCGACATGGCCGGGCTCAAGAAGCGCGGCATCGAGCGGATCAACATCAAGCCGCAGTACGACGAGTACGTCTTTCCGGACGGGCACAGCGTGATGATGCTGGCCGAGGGGCGCCTGCTGAACCTGGGCTGCGCCACGGGCCACCCGAGCTTCGTGATGAGCGCCTCCTTCACCAACCAGGTGATGGCGCAGATCGAGCTTCACCAGAACTCGGGCAAGTACGAGCGCAAGGTGTACACGCTTCCCAAGGTGCTGGATGAAAAGGTGGCGCGCCTGCACCTGGACAAGCTGGGCGTGAAGCTCACCCAGCTCACCGAGAGCCAGGCCGCGTACATCGGCGTGCCGGTGGAGGGGCCGTACAAGCCGGAGCACTACCGCTACTAA
- a CDS encoding hydroxymethylglutaryl-CoA reductase — MPIPQDQALQVALRLARGRPMLELVDLLQPTPAEVRPAPPRVPGLRDWSGAAHRKRVEFVAGLGTEIPHLTGEAERPGPSTLRGSIENYIGMVQVPVGLAGPLRVNGIHARGDFYVPLATSEGALVASYDRGANLLTAAGGAICLTTTEQVQRAPAFVFEALAQAAHFAAWATGEFEAFQEAVKRTSRHGRLLDVATHIEGNHVYLIFAFHTGDAAGQNMVTMCTAALCEEILARTPVQPRYWFLESNMSGDKKATALSFLQTRGRNVTAEARIPRALVEQVLHTTPQRMADYWRVSFVGGVRTGSIGVNGHIANGIAALFLACGQDVACVSEASVGVTRLEVTDDGDLYAAVSLPNLIVGSVGGGTRLPTAQECLRIMDCLGDDRAAKLAEICAALTLAGELSIVGALCSHEFARAHAALGRAAPR; from the coding sequence ATGCCGATACCGCAGGATCAGGCCCTCCAGGTGGCCCTCCGCCTCGCCCGCGGCCGTCCCATGTTAGAGCTCGTCGACCTCCTGCAGCCGACGCCCGCCGAGGTGAGGCCCGCGCCGCCGCGCGTTCCGGGGCTGCGCGACTGGAGCGGGGCGGCGCATCGCAAGCGGGTGGAGTTCGTGGCCGGGCTCGGCACCGAGATCCCGCACCTCACCGGCGAGGCCGAGCGCCCCGGCCCCTCCACGCTGCGTGGAAGCATCGAGAACTACATCGGGATGGTGCAGGTTCCCGTGGGTCTGGCGGGGCCGCTGCGGGTGAACGGGATCCACGCCCGCGGCGACTTCTACGTCCCCCTTGCCACCTCCGAGGGCGCGCTGGTGGCGAGCTACGACCGCGGCGCCAACCTGCTGACCGCGGCCGGCGGCGCCATCTGCCTGACGACGACGGAGCAGGTGCAGCGCGCGCCCGCCTTCGTCTTCGAGGCGCTGGCGCAGGCGGCGCATTTCGCCGCGTGGGCCACCGGGGAGTTCGAGGCGTTCCAGGAGGCGGTGAAGCGCACTTCGCGCCACGGCCGGCTGCTGGACGTGGCGACGCACATCGAGGGGAACCACGTCTACCTGATCTTCGCCTTCCACACGGGCGACGCGGCCGGGCAGAACATGGTGACGATGTGCACCGCCGCCCTCTGCGAGGAGATCCTCGCGCGCACGCCGGTGCAGCCGCGCTACTGGTTCCTGGAATCCAACATGTCCGGGGACAAGAAGGCGACGGCGCTCTCCTTCCTGCAGACGCGCGGGCGGAACGTGACGGCGGAGGCGCGAATTCCGCGCGCCCTGGTGGAGCAGGTGCTGCACACTACGCCGCAGCGGATGGCGGATTACTGGCGCGTCAGCTTCGTGGGAGGCGTGCGGACGGGCTCCATCGGCGTGAACGGGCACATCGCCAACGGGATCGCGGCGCTCTTCCTGGCGTGCGGGCAGGACGTGGCGTGCGTCAGCGAGGCGAGCGTCGGCGTCACACGGCTGGAGGTGACGGACGACGGCGACCTGTACGCGGCGGTCTCGCTTCCCAACCTGATCGTCGGCTCGGTGGGCGGCGGCACGCGGCTGCCGACGGCGCAGGAGTGTCTGCGCATCATGGACTGCCTGGGCGACGACCGCGCCGCCAAGCTGGCCGAAATCTGCGCCGCGCTCACGCTGGCCGGCGAGCTGTCGATCGTGGGCGCGCTCTGCTCCCACGAGTTCGCGCGGGCGCACGCGGCGCTGGGCCGCGCGGCGCCGCGATGA
- a CDS encoding metalloregulator ArsR/SmtB family transcription factor, which translates to MSNATPAIFDRMSALADTTRSRILLLLERHELTVGEACAVLQLPQSTVSRHLKLLADDGWVSSRAEGTSRRYRMAADALDPSALGLWRMVRDQVATLPAAEHDAGRLRSVLAQRTTTSRAFFSTSAGQWDRLRAELFGERTDLVGLFALLADGWTVGDLGCGTGRLSEALAPFVERVVAVDASAAMLEAARARLAPAENVEVRAGELESLPVADGELDAAVASLVLHYLAEPEAALAEAFRALRPGGRLAVVDMMPHDREEFRHTMGHVWQGFGAEQMARWLGAAGFESPRYVPLPADPSAKGPSLFAASARKPE; encoded by the coding sequence ATGAGCAACGCCACCCCCGCGATCTTCGATCGCATGTCGGCGCTGGCCGATACGACGCGCAGCCGCATCCTGCTCCTGCTGGAGCGGCACGAGCTGACGGTGGGGGAGGCGTGCGCGGTGCTCCAGCTTCCGCAATCCACCGTGAGCCGGCACCTCAAGCTGCTGGCCGACGACGGGTGGGTCAGCTCGCGCGCCGAGGGGACGAGCCGCCGCTACCGGATGGCCGCGGACGCGCTGGACCCCTCCGCACTCGGGCTCTGGCGGATGGTGCGGGACCAGGTGGCCACCCTCCCTGCCGCGGAGCACGACGCGGGGCGCCTGCGCAGCGTGCTCGCTCAGCGCACCACGACGTCGCGGGCCTTCTTCTCCACCTCCGCCGGCCAGTGGGACCGCCTGCGCGCCGAGCTCTTTGGCGAGCGCACGGACCTGGTGGGGCTCTTTGCCCTGCTGGCCGACGGGTGGACGGTGGGGGACCTGGGGTGCGGCACCGGGCGGCTGTCCGAGGCGCTGGCCCCGTTCGTGGAGCGGGTGGTGGCGGTGGATGCGTCCGCCGCGATGCTGGAGGCGGCGCGCGCGCGGCTGGCCCCCGCGGAGAACGTGGAGGTGCGCGCCGGCGAGCTGGAGTCGCTCCCGGTGGCGGACGGCGAGCTGGATGCGGCGGTCGCGTCGCTCGTCCTCCACTACCTGGCCGAGCCCGAGGCCGCGCTGGCCGAAGCCTTTCGCGCGCTGCGCCCCGGCGGCCGGCTGGCGGTGGTGGACATGATGCCGCACGACCGCGAGGAGTTCCGCCACACCATGGGGCACGTGTGGCAGGGCTTCGGCGCCGAGCAGATGGCGCGCTGGCTGGGCGCCGCGGGGTTCGAGTCGCCGCGCTACGTGCCGCTCCCCGCCGATCCGTCGGCAAAGGGGCCGTCGCTCTTCGCCGCGTCCGCGCGGAAGCCGGAATAG
- a CDS encoding type II toxin-antitoxin system Phd/YefM family antitoxin produces MIATVTDLRHRTSELMERADAGEIVVVQVDNEPRGVYLSYRQYESMLDTIDQLENWELALAALPRHEAVARGEVGTTSLGDVIAELAPELRSGSGG; encoded by the coding sequence ATGATCGCTACGGTAACGGACCTCCGCCACCGCACCAGCGAACTCATGGAGCGCGCTGACGCGGGAGAGATCGTGGTGGTGCAGGTGGACAACGAGCCACGTGGGGTTTACCTGAGCTACCGCCAGTACGAGTCGATGCTCGACACGATCGATCAGCTCGAGAACTGGGAGCTCGCACTGGCTGCGCTTCCTCGACACGAAGCCGTCGCGCGTGGCGAAGTAGGAACGACGTCCCTCGGAGACGTGATCGCGGAGCTCGCCCCCGAGCTGCGCAGCGGCTCGGGCGGCTGA